tagGGCCCTAGTCTCTCGGGAcgatttccgccgctcttgtcgggcgtgacggtgtgagcgggcGTATCGATTAGGTCGGGAGCATTTTCGGTTTCGCTACGTCAACCattgtcccatgatggtgacctggtatCGGGCggcggcgtgtcgggtattattggcatcccgaactcggtTGGATTACTCGCCCGGTGGAGGGTCGCACGACTCGAGTTGTTGAAAGCATCATCTTGGCagaacgcggtttcgtcggtcgcggctgcgtcttgttgtttcgacattttcttagctttttgggtgggtttttgttgatttgtttttttttgtttgggaatgaatgtgactagcttctagtgtcttatccccacagacggcgccaattgttccgggtgtaatttcggagcaagtatcgttaccacccgtggcttgtagaataatgtcttgagttgaacccttcttgcttctatcgtccctctcggcctctcctgcaacaatgaacgaactgagggcttggctttgtgccaagcgtactcactccgacgctcaagtcagtaaacttaaaggattaagctgtgtcacttggctagatatgtgttgtagagagataagggagatattaccagatgaatagtgtatttaggttcagTTGTTGGATGCtttcctcaaagaaggttgaggagtatttataggctttcaccttttgtcacgtagtggccaagtggccaagtggctatcaggtggaaagactgttctaccctcggccgatggacctatggcaggccggccgagggtcttggatgtgagtacgcggatatgtgtcccggctggcaggttgtcaggccgagacccaggtgacaggccgatgggatgcatcggctaggctgtctaagtcgtttgactttgctgtggatatctttgaccttgctcagtgtgttgacttggccagcggtgcagaatatgccccatcagttacGATTTAGTAtacaaaaaacaaattttttatCAAAAAACTCTTAGAGACAAATTTTAAATAAGACGTTATATTAAAATAGGAAGGTAAATAAGAGATTTTATCAAAATAGAAAATGTAGTTTAGACGGAAAAATTTGAaacttttcttattcttttaataAATAGGGGATTATGCACTCCATCAAGTTTCCAAATTCCACCCATTAATGAATTTGACTAGGGTTAAAATTCACAATCCACTAAAATTGCCAAGGATATAAATTTATATACGGGCatggctcttttctttattaattAGTTCATCCGTCAAATTATATATTTTCCAGGTTGTTGTTGTTTAGTCTGAGTTAGGACTTGAATTATTCATAGATGTGTTATTTGTTTCATTctttatacggagtattattataCTTTGCGTGTTAATTATATATGTGATTATTATATATTGCCATTTTTTCTGTAGCTTTTGTTTCTTTTTACTTATGTACGTtagtctataactaaagacgggccaaatacaataccatATTCCTAATATGACAGGCAATAAGTGGGATGGTGGGGTTAAAAATGTCACAACTTtgaagctatttgacccgtctttagatATATGTACGTCAAGTATAAATGAGTATGATGGTGAAGCAGTCCGTTACTCCCTTCATCACTATTATGAGAAGGCTATGGAGATCACGATGAAGAGATGTACTATAACTTCAGATAATACTTGCTTACATTCTTCATAAAAGAACCGTAATACACACACAATTACATTATTCAGAAACAGTCGAGGTACACAGCATCACATAACACATAACACATAACACAAACAGAAAGGTATAAACTATCACATTAAATCTTAAAGGCACACACATGAAATAAATGattggaatggagggagtacgtAGTATATAGACTCGAACGAGAGCCTAGTTGCCAATGCCATGGTGATGGTCATCAATCTCTTTAGCTAAAGTAACAAGGGCATCCATTTCAGCAGTTGGCTCTGGCAAACCAGGCTCCTTCTTCTCATATTCAAATGTCCAAATCACTTTGCTTGTTTCGTTGCTCACAGGAACCGCTTCAAAAGTGACAATAAGATAGTTATACTCCTTCATTAGCTCTCCATCAATGCACTTGAACTTCATCACCTTGTTTTCTTCATCTACCACTTCGAGTTTTTGCTTTATTGTTTTCCTTTTTCCATCTATATGTGATAAATATATAATCATAATAATTTCACGTTAATTTATGATGGCACAACTCCTATATTAGATAACACAAAATTTCATTATAGAccgcacatatccgtctataactaaagatttaaatacaataccacattccaTATATGACAGGCAATAAGTGGGATGGTGGGgtcaaaaatgtcaccactttgaagttatttgacccgtctttagatATATGTACGTCAAGTATAAATGAGTATGATGGTGAAGCAGTCCGTTACTCCCTTCATCACTATTATGAGAAGGCTATGGAGATCACGATGAAGAGATGTACTATAACTTCAGATAATACTTGCTTACATTCTTCATAAAAGAACCGTAATACACACACAATTACATTATTGAGAAACAGTCAGAGGTACACAGCATCACATAACACATAACACAAACAGAAACAGTCGAGGTATAAACCATCACATTAAATCTTAAAGGCACACACATGAAATAAATGattggaatggagggagtacgtAGTATATAGACTCGAACGAGAGCCTAGTTGCCAATGCCATGGTGATGGTCATCAATCTCTTTAGCTAAAGTAACAAGGGCATCCATTTCAGCAGTTGGCTCTGGCAAACCAGGCTCCTTCTTCTCATATTCAAATGTCCAAATCACTTTGCTTGTTTCGTTGCTCACAGGAACCGCTTCAAAAGTGACAATAAGATAGTTATACTCCTTCATTAGCTCTCCATCAATGCACTTGAACTTCATCACCTTGTTTTCTTCATCTACCACTTCCAGTTTTTGCTTTATTGTTTTCCTTTTTCCATCTATATGTGATAAATATATAATCATAATAATTTCACGTTAATTTATGATGGCACAACTCCTATATTAGATAACACAAAATTTCATTATAGAccgcacatatccgtctataactaaagacgggctaaatacaataccacattccaTATATGACAGGCAATAAGTGGGATGGTGGGgtcaaaaatgtcaccactttgaagttatttgacccgtctttagatATATGTACGTCAAGTATAAATGAGTATGATGGTGAAGCAGTCCGTTACTCCCTTCATCACTATTATGAGAAGGCTATGGAGATCACGATGAAGAGATGTACTATAACTTCAGATAATACTTGCTTACATTCTTCATAAAAGAACCGTAATACACACACAATTACATTATTGAGAAACAGTCAGAGGTACACAGCATCACATAACACATAACACAAACAGAAACAGTCGAGGTATAAACCATCACATTAAATCTTAAAGGCACACACATGAAATAAATGattggaatggagggagtacgtAGTATATAGACTCGAACGAGAGCCTAGTTGCCAATGCCATGGTGATGGTCATCAATCTCTTTAGCTAAAGTAACAAGGGCATCCATTTCAGCAGTTGGCTCTGGCAAACCAGGCTCCTTCTTCTCATATTCAAATGTCCAAATCACTTTGCTTGTTTCGTTGCTCACAGGAACCGCTTCAAAAGTGACAATAAGATAGTTATACTCCTTCATTAGCTCTCCATCAATGCACTTGAACTTCATCACCTTGTTTTCTTCATCTACCACTTCCAGTTTTTGCTTTATTGTTTTCCTTTTTCCATCTATATGTGATAAATATAATCATAATTAATTTATGATGATACAATAATTATTACAGTACAAACATACAAATGAGGTGTAAGACCAATACAATATAGGGGGTAGGCGGATATGATGAACCCGTGACCTATTGTCACGACATTACACTCTTAATAAGTGTTAACTATTCATAAGTTGTTAAATTGATCTTAAATGTACTCCTTGTCAAAAACGATATAAAAAGAATTTTAACGATATAAAAGCTAATACATACACCATACATAATAGAAAACATATTACGGAATATTAGGAGATCGATTACCAACAGTATAGGTCCACTCGATGGTTGATCCAGGAGTACCAAAGGCACCTTCATGCAATTCACATGCTTGAACAAGGTCTCCGTTAACGTTAGGAAGATGGTGAGGCTTATTTGCAAGGAAGTCATGGAATATATCACCGGCACCTTCTCTTATCTCAACTTCTCCGACTAACGTTCGCTTTAAAAGGCCTGCCGATGCTGCCATAGCTTAATAATACTAAGAATAAGCTCAAAATTTAGAAATATATGACTATATAATATAACACAATATCGAATGAATGTAAATAGCTTTGTTGTGATGAAGTTTTCTACCAAATGGACCTCCCTTTTATAGCCGTGATGAACTGGAAGATATTGTAAACTATTTGGCTCATCTTCTATGTGTGTAATATAGAAAAATAGATGTAGAATATTTGAATTATTTGTTTGTTGCTAATTGGGTAATGGAATTGTAGACGACTTTTTTGTATCCAATTATTAATCCGTATgtgttttaattttaaaaaagtaTAGTTTTAAGTTTTT
This sequence is a window from Silene latifolia isolate original U9 population chromosome 8, ASM4854445v1, whole genome shotgun sequence. Protein-coding genes within it:
- the LOC141595587 gene encoding MLP-like protein 34, with the translated sequence MIIYLSHIDGKRKTIKQKLEVVDEENKVMKFKCIDGELMKEYNYLIVTFEAVPVSNETSKVIWTFEYEKKEPGLPEPTAEMDALVTLAKEIDDHHHGIDGKRKTIKQKLEVVDEENKVMKFKCIDGELMKEYNYLIVTFEAVPVSNETSKVIWTFEYEKKEPGLPEPTAEMDALVTLAKEIDDHHHGIGN
- the LOC141595628 gene encoding MLP-like protein 34 → MAASAGLLKRTLVGEVEIREGAGDIFHDFLANKPHHLPNVNGDLVQACELHEGAFGTPGSTIEWTYTVDGKRKTIKQKLEVVDEENKVMKFKCIDGELMKEYNYLIVTFEAVPVSNETSKVIWTFEYEKKEPGLPEPTAEMDALVTLAKEIDDHHHGIGN